The Desulfovibrio sp. ZJ209 nucleotide sequence GCCCGGCGCTCGCGGATGACGGTCACGCGGATTTGCCCCGGATAGGTGAGGTTTTTCTCGATCTTCTCGGCAATGTCCTTGCAGAGCAGGTAGGTGGCGTCGTCGTCCACGCTGTCCGCGTCCACCATGACGCGCACCTCGCGGCCGGCCTGGATGGCATAGGCCTTGGTGACGCCCTCGAAGCTGGTGGCGATGCCCTCAAGGTCTTCCAGGCGCTTGACGTAGTTCTCCAGAAGTTCCTTACGCGCGCCCGGTCTCGCGCCGGAGATGGAGTCGGCCGCCTGCACGAGCACGGCCAGCGCCGTGGAGGGCCGCTGGTCCTCGTGGTGGGCCGCGATGGCGTGCACGATGTCCGGGCTCTCGTTGTACTTCTTGGCGATGTCCGCGCCGATGAGGGCGTGCGGGCCCTCGACCTCGTGGTCCACGGCCTTGCCGATGTCGTGGAGCAGGCCCGCGCGCTTGGCCTTGCGCACGTCCATGCCGAGCTCGGCGGCCAGCATGCCGCACAGCGCCGAGACCTCCAGCGAGTGCTGGAGCACGTTCTGCGTGAACGAGGTGCGGTAGCGCAACTGGCCCAAGAGGCGCACGATTTCCGGGTGGATGCCGTGCACGCCCGCGTCGAAGGTGGCCTGTTCGCCCACCTCGCGCACCTGCACGTCGAGCTCCTGCTGGCATTTCTGGACCACGTCCTCGATGCGCGCCGGGTGGATGCGGCCGTCCTGGATGAGGCGCTCGAGCGCCATGCGCGCCACCTGCCGCCTGAGCGGGCTGTAGGCCGAGAGGATGACCGTCTCCGGGGTGTCGTCGATGATGAGGTCAACGCCGGTGGCGGCCTCCAGCGCGCGGATATTCCGCCCCTCGCGGCCGATGATGCGGCCCTTCATGTCCTCGCTCGGCAGGGTGACGGCGGTCACGGTCTGCTCGTTCACATAGTCGCCGGCATAGCGCTGGATGACATTGCAGAGAATGTCCTTGGCCTTGCGGTCGGCGGTCTCGCGGGCCTGGGTCTCGATCTGGCGGATCATCTTGGCGGATTCGTGGCGCGTGCGCGCCTCGATGTCGGCGAGCAGCCGCGCCCGGGCCTCGTCCGGCGTGAGGCCGGCGATCTCGGAAAGGCGCCGCTCCTGCTCGCTGATGCGCTCCTGCAAAAAGGTTTCGGATTCGGAGAGCTCGCGCTCCTTGCGGGCCAGTTCCTTTTCCGCCGAGAGCAGGTCGAGCTCGCGGGCCGCGGCCTTTTCCAGCTTTTCCTCGAGGCGGCCGCCCATTTCGTCCAGCTTGCGCTCGCGCTGCTTGACATCGCGCTCCCGCTCGCGGAACTCGTTTTCCAGTTCGCGCTTCTGGTTGAAAAGATCGTCCTGGCCCTGGAGCAGGAGCTCCTTTTTCTGGGCCTGGGCCTCCTTGCGGGCCTCTTCCACGATACGCCGCGCGAGCTCGTCGGCGTCGCCGACGCGCTTGGCCGCGAGATGGCGCTGCACGAGCATGCCGGCCAGGCAACCGGCCAGCACGGCCCCGCAGAGCGCCGCGATGATGATTGGGTCCATTGAAACCAGCCTCGCTTCGGTTCGGCGCCCGGGGCGCCGAAGGGACGGCGCAAAAATGCGCCGCACATCATGCCGGGGCGGCAAGCCCTTGCGGCCAAGGCCGGATGCGAACGGAAGCGCGTGTGAAGCCGGGCCGGAACCGGCCCGACAGAATGCCGTCATGCCCCGGGATGCGGGGCCAGCGCCGCCACAGGCGAAACGCCGGGCGGCACGGCACGAAAAACCAGCGCCAGCCGGCGAAAGGCGCCTGCGCCTGGCCTGGTTTTCCGGGGGCGCGGCAGGGCCGGCACCCCCGAAAGGAAATCCCGCGAACGTTCAAGAACCCCAGAGAACCGTGTCGCGCCTGCGGTGCAGAACCTGGTTTCCCAGGTCGGGCATCCGTATGCGGCCGTCAGGCTTCCCGCCCAAGGCGGGCTTGCACACGGGCCGCAGAGACCGACGCCCTTTTGCATATGCTTGTCAGGTTAGCGCCGAGGCGCAAATCACGCGGACTCCAGGGAAAATGTCTGCTCCTTGTGCGGGCCTTGGGGAGAATGCTGCGCCCCCCAAGGCCGCCGCCTATTCTTCGGAATTCTCTATCCGTGCAAGAAGCGCGGCAATGCGCCGCCGCGCGTCATTCTGCGTTTTCTTCAACTGCAACAGTTCATCCGCCAGGCCTAGGGCCAGAAAGGTGAGCAGGATCTCCCTGCCCTGGCCGCCCTGGGACCTCGTTTTTCCGCGCGCAAACCGTTCTTCCACCAGCCGGGCCGCTTCGCGGGCGCGCTCCATGTCGGCCCCGGCCCGGAAGGCGATGTCCACGCCAAGAACGGTAAGGTTGATGTTGGTATCACTCACAAATAGCCTACTCGACGCTGTCATGCTCCTGGATCTTGCGCAGCAGGGCGTCGATGCGCTGGAGCGCCTCGGCGCGCCGCCCTTCCTCGCGGGCGAGGGATTCATGCAGCCTGCGGTTTTCTTCTTCCAGCCCGGACGATTCCACGCCCTGAGCGGAAAGCTCGGCGCGCAGGTGCGCATTCTCGGCCCGCAGACGGTCCAGCCGGGCCAGGAGTTCGGCGACACGCGCCTCAAGCTGTTCCAGAAGTTCCATGGCTTCCACACTAGCACCGGCACGCCCGTCTTGCAAGGCGCTTCTCCGGCGGGGCGCATTTTGCGCAAGGCCGGGGGGAAGGGCGGCCCGCGGGCCTTGCGCAAGCGGGGGAAAATCCTATATACTTAGAGAAGGCGGGGCATTTTCGCGCAGAGTGGCGCGGGCGCCCCTTTTCGGCACGCTCCGGCGGCCGTTCCGGGCTCGCGGCCCGGCCCACTACCTTATGGACTCCTACGGAGGCTTTCCATGGCACCCTTCCCCAATACCATCGCCCAAGGCCGCGTCTCGAGCGTGGCTTCCGTCTATATGCGCCACGTCTACCAGTGGATGACCGCGGGCCTCGCCGTCACCACGGTGGTGGCCTACGGCGTGGCCGGCACACCGGCCATCCGCGACGCCGTCCTCGGCAACAGCCTGGTCATGATTTTACTGGTGCTCGCCCAGTTCGGCCTCGTCATCGCGCTCTCGGCGGCCATCAACAAGCTCTCCGCCGGCGCGGCCACGGGGCTCTTCCTGCTCTATTCGGCGCTCACCGGGGCCATGCTCTCGTCCATCTTCGTGGTCTATCCCATCGCGTCCATCGGCACGGCCTTCCTCGTGACCACGGGCACCTTCCTCGCCATGTCGGTCTACGGCACCGTGACCAAGCGCGACCTCACGGGCTTCGGCAACTTCCTCTTCATGGGCCTCATCGGCATCCTCATCGCCATGGTGGTGAACTTCTTTTTGAAGAGCACCATGATGAACTTCATCGTGAGCTGCCTCGGGGTGCTCATCTTCACCGGGCTCACCGCCTATGACACCCAGAAGCTGCGCCGCTTCGGCGAGGGCGCGCCCCTCGAGGACGGCACGGCCGTGCGCCGCGGGGCCATCTTGGGCGCGCTGACCCTCTACCTCGACTTCATCAACATCTTCCTCATGCTGCTCCAGCTTTTCGGCGGCAACCGCGACTAGCCGGCGCAAAAACCTCAACGGACGCAGGGGCAAAGGGCTCGCCTTTTGCCCCTGTTTTCTATTTCCACGCCATGAAAAAACCCAAGAAACACCGCACTGACAGCCGCGCCGGCGCCGTTCCGGCCGGCGACGAGCTCCTGGCCATCTTCGACCGCCAGGCGCGCCCCCTGCGCTTGGACGCGCTTTTGCGGGCCGCGCGCGTCCCGCGCCAAGGGAAACGGCAGCTCGAGGCGGAGCTCGCGGCCCTCGCCCGCGAGGGGCGCCTCCTGCGCCTCGCCGGCGGCCTGTGGACGCGGCCCGAAAGCCTGCGCCAGGTCACGGGCCGTTACCGCGCCCTGCGCGACGGCGGCGGCTTCGTGACGCCCGTGCGCGAGGACGGCGCGGCGGCCGGCCCCGAGCTCTTCATCCATCCGGCCCAGCGCGGGGGCGCCTGGCACGGCGACCTCGTGAGCGCCGTGGCCGTGCCCGGCAGGGAGGGCCGCGGCCACGGCCTTTCGCGCGCGCCCGAAGGCCGCGTGACCCACATCCTCGAGCGGGCGAACAAGGAAGTGCCGGTGCATCTGGTGCGCCGCACCGGGGTGACGCTCTTCTGCCGCCCGGCGGACAGCCGCATCCCGGTGAATTTCAGCGTTTCCCTGCCCGAAGGCGGGGTACCGGGCCTGCCCCAGGGGGGGCGCCTGGAGGCGGGGACGCTCCTCCTTGTCACCCCCGAGGCGGAGCTGGCCTCGGACCTCTGGAGCGCGCGGCTCGCGGGCGCCTATGGCCGCGAGGACGACGTGGCCGTGCAGGAGGAGCTCGTCAAGCTCAACCACGAGGCGCCGCGCGAATTTCCCCCGGCCGCGCTCGCCGAGGCCGCGGCCCTCCCCGCCGGGCCCACCCCCGAAGACGTGGCCGGCCGCGAGGATGTGCGCCATCTCCCGCTCGTGACCATCGACGGCGCGGACGCGCGCGACTTTGACGACGCCGTGCACGTGGAGAAGCGCGGCAAGGGCTGGCTTTTGCGCGTGGCCATCGCCGACGTGAGCCACTACGTGCGGCCCGGGCGCGGCGGCCAGGGCGGCGCGGGAGCCACCGGGGCGCTCGACGCAGAGGCGCTTGCCCGCGGCAATTCCTGGTATTTTCCGCGCTCGGTGGAGCCCATGCTGCCGCCCGCGCTCTCCAACGGCCTGTGCAGCCTGAAGCCCGGGGAAGACCGGCTCGCCATGATGGTGGAGCTGCCCCTTGACGAAAGGGGGCGTCCGGGCGAGCCGCGCTTTGCGCCGGTGGTCATGCGCTCGGCCGCGCGCCTCACGTATGACGCGGTGCGCGACGCCGTGCTCGACCGGGACGAGGCGGCGCGGCGCGCCATCCGCGAACAGCCGCGCGGGGAAGCGGTGCTCGCCATGCTGGACGAGGCCTTCGCCCTGTACCGCGTGTTGCGGGAGGCGCGCAGGGCGCGGGGCAGCCTCGATTTCGACCTGCCCGAGGCCCGCTACCAGTTCGGGCAGGACGGCCGCGTGACCGGCGTGGGCGTGGCCGAGCGCCACGACGCGCACCGGCTCATCGAGGAATTCATGATTGCAGCCAACGAGGCCGTGGCCCGCTGGCTCGGCGCCCGGGGCACGCCGGAATTTCTCTACCGCGTCCACCCCGAGCCGGATGCGGAGCGCCTGGAGGCGCTGTTCACCACCCTCGAGGCCACGGCGCTGGAGAGCCTGCCGCCGCGCCTTCGGGTGAACGGCAAGCCGAACGCCGCGGCCCTGCGCGAGATCCTGGCCCGCGCCCAGGGCTCGCCGCAGGAATATGTGGTCAACCGCCTCTGCCTGCGGGCGCTGCCCCAGGCCCGGTACCAGCCGGAGAACCAGGGCCATTTCGGGCTGGCCTCCACCGACTATTGCCACTTCACCTCGCCCATCCGCCGTTATGCGGACCTGCTCGTGCACCGGGCGCTCAAGGCGGCGCTGGGCAAGCCGTGCGGCGAGATCCCGGCCGGGCAGCGCCTTTTGCGCATCGGCGACCAGCTCAACCGCCGCGAGCGCGCGGCCATGGAGTGCGAGCGCGAAATGGCGCGCCGCCTCGCCTGCCTGAGTCTCTCGGGGCGAGAGGGCGAGCGGCTTGACGGCGTCATCAGCGGCGTCACGCCCTTCGGCATCTTCGTGGAGCTCGACGGCATGCCTGTTGAAGGTATGATCCGCCTCGAAGACCTCACGGACGACTGGTACGTGTACGCCCCCGACCGCCTCAGCCTCACGGGCGAGCGCCTGGGCCGCGTCTGGAAGCTGGGCGAGCCCGTGAAGGTGCGCCTTGAAGAGGTGGACATGGGCAGGCTCGAGATCCGCCTGTTGCCACTCACGCTGCCCGCGCAGGGGAGAGCCCCGCGCAAGGGGGGCCCGGCGCGCGGCAAGGGCCGGCCCCCGAAGCCCGGAGGCCCCAAGGACAGGCGGGACGGCCGGCGCCCGGGTGCCGGCAAAGGCCGGAAGCGGAAAGGCCCGGCGCCCGGGGGGCGGAACTCCCGTTCCGGGAGCGGCGCCGGCGAGGAGCGGAAAAGGCCCGCCAGGCCCGCAAGCTCCGGCCGGCGCGGACAGCCCGAGCGGGACGGCAAGCCCGCAAGCGCCGGCAAGGCACCCCGGCGGGAGCGCCCCCGCACTTCCGCAGGGCGGCACCGGCGCGGGGACAAGGCCCGCTGATGCCCCTGCTCACCGCCCGCCAGCGCATGGGCGCTGCCGCGCTCATCCTCGCGGCCAGCGCCGTGCTCTCGCGCCTCATGGGCCTTGTGCGCGACAAGGTCATCTCCTGGCAGTTCGGCGCGGGCGGCGAGGCCGACCTCTATTTCGCGGCCTTCGTGGTGCCGGACATCATCAATTACCTCTTGGCCGGCGGCTTCATGTCCATCACCATCATCCCGCTCCTCGCGGCGCGCTTCCGCGAGGACGAGGCCGACGCGTGGCGGTTTTTCTCCTGCGTGTTCTTCTGGATGCTCGTATCCTCGCTGGCGCTCACGGGCGCGGGCATGATCTGGGCCGAGCAGCTCGCGCGGCTCACCGCGCCGGGCTTCAGCCCCGAGGCCCTGGGACGCCTCGCCTTTTTCATGCGCATCATCCTGCCGGCGCAGGTGTTCTTTCTCGCCGGGGCGTGCTTCACGGCGCTCTTGCTGCTCAGGCGGCAGTTCAGCGTGCCCGCGCTCACGCCGCTCATCTATAACGGCGCCATCATCGCCATGGGCCTGCTGTTGCCGCTTTTGCCGGGGGCCGGGGCACTGTTCGGCAAGGGCGGGCATCTTGGCCCCGGTCATCTCGGCATGACAGGGTATTGCGTGGGCGTGACCCTGGGCGCCGGGCTCGGGGCTTTCCTCCTGCCTTTCCAGGCCGCGCGGGCCGGGGGCCTCAGGCTCTCCTTCGTGTGGCGGCATCCGCTGATCCTGCGCTTCCTCTTCATCGCGCTGCCGCTCATGCTCGGGCAGACCGTGGTCATGCTCGACGAGCAGTTTTTGCGCGTCTTCGGGAGCCTCGTGGGCGACGGCGCCGTGAGCCTGCTGAACTATGGCCGGCGCATCGCGCAGGTGCCCGTGGGCCTCGTGGGGCAGGCCGCGGCCGTGGCCTCCTATCCCTTTCTCGTGCGCCTTTTGTCCGATGGCGAGAACGAGCGCTTCGCCGCGACGTTGCGCACGGCCCTTGCCGCGAGCCTGGGCCTCATCATCCCCTGCGCGCTCTGGATGATGGCGGCATCGTGGCCCATCCTCGGCATCATCTTCCAGGGCGGGCGCTTCGGGCCGGAGGAGACGCTGGCGGCGCTGCCGCTGACGAGGCTCATGCTCGCGCCGGCGCCCTTCTGGATCTTTTACATGGTGCTCGTGCGCGCCTATTACGCCCACGGCGACACCCTCACCCCGGCGCTCACGGGCACGGCGGTGACCATCGCCTGCATTCCCCTCCAGTATTTCCTCGCCGTGCCGCTGGGCGCCTGGGCCGTGGCCGCGCTGTCGGGCCTCGGCGTCAGCGCCTATGTTGTCTGGCTCATCCTCATCTGGGCGCGCCGCCACGGGGGGGCGGCCTTTGCGGGCCTTGCGCCGCTCACGGGCCGCTGTCTCGCCTGCTCGCTGCCGGCCGCGGGCGTGGCGTGGCTAGTGGCCGACGCCACGCTCGCGCGGCTTACGATTGCGCCCTTTTTCGCCGCCTGCGTGGCGCTCACGGCGAGCGGCGCGGCCTTCGCGCTGGTGGGCGTGCCGCTGGCGCGCCTTGTGGCGCCGGAACTGCTCGACATGGCGGCGAGGCCCGTCCGGCAGCGCCTGGCCCGGCACAAAGACAGGCCCACGGCGCCCGAGGACGCTTGCCAAAACGACAAAGATACATGAGAATCCCTGCATCGCACCAACGCCGGGCGCGGCGCCCGGCGCCGGCTTCGCCACTTTTTTCCGGCCACTTTATTTCCGGGAGGATGCTCCATGAAAAAATGTCTCGTCCTGCTCGCCCTTGCCCTGCTGCTGACCCCGGCCCTCGTTTCCGCCGCCGACTGGAAGCCCACGGGCGACGTGAACGTCATCGTGGCCTACAAGGCCGGCTCCGGCACGGACACGGGCGCGCGCCTGCTCGCCTCCGAAGCGGAGAAGCATGTGGGCAAGACGCTCGTCATCAACAACCTGCCCGGCGCTGACGGCAAGATCGGCTGGACCCAGCTTGTGAACGCCAAGCCCGACGGCCAGACCATCGGCTTCATCAACCTGCCCACCTTCACCACGCTCGCCACCATGCCCGACTCCACCTTCAGCGTGGC carries:
- the rny gene encoding ribonuclease Y — encoded protein: MDPIIIAALCGAVLAGCLAGMLVQRHLAAKRVGDADELARRIVEEARKEAQAQKKELLLQGQDDLFNQKRELENEFRERERDVKQRERKLDEMGGRLEEKLEKAAARELDLLSAEKELARKERELSESETFLQERISEQERRLSEIAGLTPDEARARLLADIEARTRHESAKMIRQIETQARETADRKAKDILCNVIQRYAGDYVNEQTVTAVTLPSEDMKGRIIGREGRNIRALEAATGVDLIIDDTPETVILSAYSPLRRQVARMALERLIQDGRIHPARIEDVVQKCQQELDVQVREVGEQATFDAGVHGIHPEIVRLLGQLRYRTSFTQNVLQHSLEVSALCGMLAAELGMDVRKAKRAGLLHDIGKAVDHEVEGPHALIGADIAKKYNESPDIVHAIAAHHEDQRPSTALAVLVQAADSISGARPGARKELLENYVKRLEDLEGIATSFEGVTKAYAIQAGREVRVMVDADSVDDDATYLLCKDIAEKIEKNLTYPGQIRVTVIRERRAVGLAK
- a CDS encoding cell division protein ZapA, with amino-acid sequence MSDTNINLTVLGVDIAFRAGADMERAREAARLVEERFARGKTRSQGGQGREILLTFLALGLADELLQLKKTQNDARRRIAALLARIENSEE
- the zapB gene encoding cell division protein ZapB, with translation MELLEQLEARVAELLARLDRLRAENAHLRAELSAQGVESSGLEEENRRLHESLAREEGRRAEALQRIDALLRKIQEHDSVE
- a CDS encoding Bax inhibitor-1/YccA family protein, whose protein sequence is MAPFPNTIAQGRVSSVASVYMRHVYQWMTAGLAVTTVVAYGVAGTPAIRDAVLGNSLVMILLVLAQFGLVIALSAAINKLSAGAATGLFLLYSALTGAMLSSIFVVYPIASIGTAFLVTTGTFLAMSVYGTVTKRDLTGFGNFLFMGLIGILIAMVVNFFLKSTMMNFIVSCLGVLIFTGLTAYDTQKLRRFGEGAPLEDGTAVRRGAILGALTLYLDFINIFLMLLQLFGGNRD
- a CDS encoding VacB/RNase II family 3'-5' exoribonuclease, with the protein product MKKPKKHRTDSRAGAVPAGDELLAIFDRQARPLRLDALLRAARVPRQGKRQLEAELAALAREGRLLRLAGGLWTRPESLRQVTGRYRALRDGGGFVTPVREDGAAAGPELFIHPAQRGGAWHGDLVSAVAVPGREGRGHGLSRAPEGRVTHILERANKEVPVHLVRRTGVTLFCRPADSRIPVNFSVSLPEGGVPGLPQGGRLEAGTLLLVTPEAELASDLWSARLAGAYGREDDVAVQEELVKLNHEAPREFPPAALAEAAALPAGPTPEDVAGREDVRHLPLVTIDGADARDFDDAVHVEKRGKGWLLRVAIADVSHYVRPGRGGQGGAGATGALDAEALARGNSWYFPRSVEPMLPPALSNGLCSLKPGEDRLAMMVELPLDERGRPGEPRFAPVVMRSAARLTYDAVRDAVLDRDEAARRAIREQPRGEAVLAMLDEAFALYRVLREARRARGSLDFDLPEARYQFGQDGRVTGVGVAERHDAHRLIEEFMIAANEAVARWLGARGTPEFLYRVHPEPDAERLEALFTTLEATALESLPPRLRVNGKPNAAALREILARAQGSPQEYVVNRLCLRALPQARYQPENQGHFGLASTDYCHFTSPIRRYADLLVHRALKAALGKPCGEIPAGQRLLRIGDQLNRRERAAMECEREMARRLACLSLSGREGERLDGVISGVTPFGIFVELDGMPVEGMIRLEDLTDDWYVYAPDRLSLTGERLGRVWKLGEPVKVRLEEVDMGRLEIRLLPLTLPAQGRAPRKGGPARGKGRPPKPGGPKDRRDGRRPGAGKGRKRKGPAPGGRNSRSGSGAGEERKRPARPASSGRRGQPERDGKPASAGKAPRRERPRTSAGRHRRGDKAR
- a CDS encoding lipid II flippase MurJ, whose amino-acid sequence is MPLLTARQRMGAAALILAASAVLSRLMGLVRDKVISWQFGAGGEADLYFAAFVVPDIINYLLAGGFMSITIIPLLAARFREDEADAWRFFSCVFFWMLVSSLALTGAGMIWAEQLARLTAPGFSPEALGRLAFFMRIILPAQVFFLAGACFTALLLLRRQFSVPALTPLIYNGAIIAMGLLLPLLPGAGALFGKGGHLGPGHLGMTGYCVGVTLGAGLGAFLLPFQAARAGGLRLSFVWRHPLILRFLFIALPLMLGQTVVMLDEQFLRVFGSLVGDGAVSLLNYGRRIAQVPVGLVGQAAAVASYPFLVRLLSDGENERFAATLRTALAASLGLIIPCALWMMAASWPILGIIFQGGRFGPEETLAALPLTRLMLAPAPFWIFYMVLVRAYYAHGDTLTPALTGTAVTIACIPLQYFLAVPLGAWAVAALSGLGVSAYVVWLILIWARRHGGAAFAGLAPLTGRCLACSLPAAGVAWLVADATLARLTIAPFFAACVALTASGAAFALVGVPLARLVAPELLDMAARPVRQRLARHKDRPTAPEDACQNDKDT